In Proteus vulgaris, one DNA window encodes the following:
- the guaB gene encoding IMP dehydrogenase: protein MLRIKKEALTFDDVLLVPAHSTVLPNTADLSTQLTETIRLNVPMLSAAMDTVTEAPLAIALAQEGGIGFIHKNMSIERQAEEVRRVKKHESGVVTDPITVTPETSLREVQAMTERNGFAGYPVVTNDNELVGIITGRDVRFVTDLDQPVTAVMTPKERLVTVQEGEARDIVMQKMHEKRVEKALVVDSHFHLKGMITVKDFKKAERKPNACKDEHGRLRVGAAVGAGAGNEERVAALVAAGVDVLLIDSSHGHSEGVLQRIRDTRALYPNLPIIGGNVATAEGALALADAGVSAVKVGIGPGSICTTRIVTGVGVPQITAIADAVEALKDRNIPVIADGGIRFSGDIAKALAAGAACVMVGSMFAGTEESPGEIELFQGRSYKSYRGMGSLGAMSKGSSDRYFQTDNAADKLVPEGIEGRVAYKGLLKTIVHQQMGGLRSCMGLTGCATIKELNTKAEFVRISGAGIQESHVHDVTITKESPNYRLGM, encoded by the coding sequence ATGTTACGAATTAAAAAAGAAGCACTTACATTTGATGATGTTTTGTTAGTTCCTGCACACTCCACTGTTCTTCCTAATACTGCCGACTTGTCTACTCAACTGACTGAAACAATCCGCCTAAATGTTCCTATGCTTTCTGCTGCAATGGATACTGTGACTGAAGCGCCTTTAGCTATCGCATTAGCTCAAGAAGGTGGAATTGGTTTTATCCACAAAAATATGTCTATTGAACGCCAAGCTGAAGAAGTGCGTCGCGTGAAAAAACATGAAAGTGGTGTTGTCACTGATCCTATCACCGTAACACCAGAAACTTCTCTGCGTGAAGTTCAAGCAATGACAGAACGCAATGGCTTTGCGGGTTATCCTGTTGTGACTAATGATAACGAATTAGTCGGTATTATTACTGGCCGTGATGTTCGTTTTGTAACTGATTTAGACCAACCTGTTACTGCGGTAATGACGCCAAAAGAACGCTTAGTGACAGTACAAGAAGGTGAAGCACGCGATATCGTTATGCAAAAAATGCATGAGAAACGTGTAGAAAAAGCGTTAGTGGTTGATAGCCACTTCCACCTGAAAGGTATGATCACTGTAAAAGATTTCAAAAAAGCAGAGCGTAAACCTAATGCTTGTAAAGACGAGCATGGCCGTTTACGTGTTGGTGCGGCTGTTGGTGCGGGTGCTGGTAATGAAGAGCGCGTGGCTGCATTAGTTGCTGCTGGCGTTGATGTTTTACTTATTGACTCTTCTCACGGTCATTCTGAAGGTGTACTACAACGTATTCGCGATACTCGTGCTTTATATCCTAACTTACCTATTATTGGTGGCAATGTTGCAACTGCAGAAGGTGCTTTAGCATTAGCGGATGCTGGTGTAAGTGCGGTTAAAGTTGGTATCGGCCCAGGCTCAATTTGTACAACACGTATTGTAACAGGCGTTGGTGTACCGCAAATTACTGCTATTGCAGATGCGGTGGAAGCACTAAAAGATCGCAACATTCCTGTTATTGCTGATGGTGGCATTCGTTTTTCTGGTGATATCGCGAAAGCATTAGCTGCGGGTGCGGCTTGCGTTATGGTTGGTTCAATGTTTGCTGGTACTGAAGAATCTCCAGGTGAAATTGAACTGTTCCAAGGACGCTCTTATAAATCATACCGTGGTATGGGTTCATTAGGTGCAATGTCTAAAGGTTCATCAGACCGTTACTTCCAAACTGATAATGCCGCAGACAAATTAGTACCAGAAGGTATTGAAGGCCGTGTTGCTTATAAAGGCTTATTGAAAACTATCGTTCACCAACAAATGGGTGGCTTACGTTCATGCATGGGCTTAACAGGTTGCGCAACCATTAAAGAATTAAATACTAAAGCTGAATTCGTTCGCATCAGTGGTGCGGGTATTCAGGAAAGCCATGTTCATGATGTTACTATCACAAAAGAATCACCTAATTATCGTTTAGGTATGTAA
- a CDS encoding DUF7167 family protein, whose amino-acid sequence MSKQMVLVARTNKVGSDSECGLGITKDEWDKLTEEEQSGYINTAIDNLVGWYVKTEG is encoded by the coding sequence ATGAGTAAACAAATGGTTTTAGTTGCAAGAACAAATAAGGTTGGCTCTGACTCTGAATGTGGACTGGGTATTACCAAGGACGAATGGGATAAATTAACCGAAGAAGAACAATCAGGATATATAAATACTGCAATTGATAATCTTGTTGGTTGGTATGTGAAGACAGAGGGATAA
- the dcm gene encoding DNA (cytosine-5-)-methyltransferase, whose translation MIYLSLFNGISAGRLALSRAGIKFDKYYIAEIDKFANKVSEFHYPDNIQLGDVNNWREWDIDWSSVGLVTAGFPCQSWSLAGKQLGDKDERGKLFWTTLEIMGHVLENNPDAKFMLENVKMKREFEEYITLHTERALGYVNKTLINSSLLSAQNRQRYYWANFEISQPADKGILLKDIIDDDSITDREKSYCIDANYSKGTNLNQYLNKSRRQIVFRPCEPRENIKQSKDGLIHVANASDIRGNEQIKRIYSDAGKAPTLSTCQGGHREPKVSTGNLQYRKLTPTECARLQTFPDGWCENIVSNSQSYKCYGNAWTVDVIAHIFKCAYRESKHEAIRPTVNYEQSCSANI comes from the coding sequence ATGATATATTTAAGTTTGTTCAACGGTATATCCGCTGGGCGATTGGCGCTGTCTCGTGCTGGGATTAAATTTGATAAATATTACATCGCTGAAATAGATAAATTCGCCAATAAAGTATCTGAGTTTCATTATCCAGATAATATTCAGTTAGGTGACGTTAATAATTGGCGTGAGTGGGATATTGATTGGTCAAGTGTAGGTTTAGTTACAGCGGGATTTCCATGTCAGTCGTGGAGTTTGGCAGGTAAGCAATTAGGCGATAAAGATGAACGTGGTAAATTATTCTGGACGACATTAGAAATAATGGGCCATGTATTAGAAAATAATCCAGATGCTAAATTCATGCTCGAAAATGTGAAGATGAAACGTGAATTTGAAGAATATATAACATTGCATACGGAGCGTGCATTAGGTTATGTAAATAAAACTCTAATTAATAGCTCGTTATTATCAGCACAAAATAGACAACGTTATTATTGGGCTAATTTTGAGATTAGCCAGCCAGCAGATAAAGGTATTTTGCTGAAAGATATTATTGATGATGACAGTATTACTGATAGAGAAAAGTCATATTGTATTGATGCTAATTATTCGAAAGGAACAAATTTAAATCAATATCTAAATAAATCCAGACGGCAAATAGTATTTAGACCATGTGAACCAAGAGAAAATATTAAACAATCCAAAGACGGATTAATTCATGTTGCTAATGCATCTGACATTAGAGGTAACGAACAGATAAAACGCATTTACTCCGATGCTGGAAAAGCCCCGACACTGTCAACGTGTCAAGGTGGGCATAGAGAGCCAAAGGTATCAACAGGCAATCTACAATATCGCAAATTAACTCCTACTGAATGCGCGCGGTTGCAGACTTTCCCCGATGGTTGGTGTGAAAATATCGTCTCGAATTCACAGTCATATAAATGCTATGGCAACGCTTGGACTGTTGATGTTATTGCTCACATATTTAAATGTGCATATAGAGAAAGTAAACATGAAGCCATTCGTCCTACTGTTAATTATGAACAATCATGCAGTGCCAATATCTGA
- the guaA gene encoding glutamine-hydrolyzing GMP synthase codes for MTANIHNHRILILDFGSQYTQLIARRIREIGVYCELWAWDVTEEQIREFNPNGIILSGGPESTTEDNSPRAPEYVFNAGVPVLGICYGMQTMSIQLGGDVEVSGEREFGYSQVEIRETCALFRDIQDSVSEDGKPLLDVWMSHGDKVTAIPSDFITIASTETCPFAIMANEEKRFYGVQFHPEVTHTHQGLAILKRFVLDICGCDALWTSAAIIEDTVARLKEQIGDDHVILALSGGVDSSVTALLLNRAIGKRLTCVFVDNGLLRLNEAEQVMEMFKGKFDLNIIHVEAEDRFLTALKGESDPEKKRKIIGHSFIEIFDEEALKQPQVKWLAQGTIYPDVIESAASATGKAHVIKSHHNVGGLPDDMKLGLVEPLKELFKDEVRKIGLELGLPYDMLYRHPFPGPGLGVRVLGEIKKEYCDLLRRADAIFIEELHKADLYNKVSQAFTVFLPVRSVGVMGDGRKYDWVVSLRAVETVDFMTAHWAHLPYDFLGRVSNRIINEVGGISRVVYDISGKPPATIEWE; via the coding sequence ATGACAGCAAATATCCATAATCATCGCATTCTTATCCTTGATTTCGGTTCACAATATACGCAGCTTATTGCTCGTCGTATTCGTGAAATCGGTGTTTATTGTGAACTCTGGGCATGGGATGTAACCGAAGAGCAAATTCGTGAATTTAATCCTAATGGTATTATTTTGTCTGGTGGTCCTGAAAGTACGACAGAAGATAACAGCCCTCGTGCACCAGAATACGTATTTAATGCCGGTGTTCCTGTATTAGGTATTTGTTATGGTATGCAAACGATGTCGATACAATTAGGTGGCGATGTCGAAGTTTCTGGTGAGCGTGAATTTGGTTATTCACAAGTTGAAATTCGTGAGACTTGTGCGTTATTCCGCGATATTCAAGATTCAGTAAGTGAAGATGGCAAACCATTATTAGATGTATGGATGAGTCACGGCGACAAAGTCACTGCTATTCCTTCAGATTTTATCACAATAGCAAGCACTGAAACCTGCCCGTTTGCAATTATGGCCAATGAAGAAAAACGCTTTTATGGTGTTCAATTCCACCCAGAAGTGACCCATACACACCAAGGTTTAGCGATTTTAAAACGTTTTGTGCTAGATATCTGTGGTTGTGATGCTTTGTGGACTTCGGCTGCAATTATTGAAGACACCGTTGCTCGTTTAAAAGAGCAAATTGGTGATGATCACGTTATTTTAGCGTTATCAGGTGGTGTTGATTCCTCTGTTACCGCATTACTATTAAACCGTGCAATTGGTAAACGTTTAACCTGCGTATTTGTTGATAATGGGTTACTGCGTCTGAATGAAGCAGAACAAGTGATGGAAATGTTTAAAGGCAAATTTGACCTTAATATTATCCATGTTGAAGCAGAAGATCGCTTCTTGACTGCATTGAAAGGCGAAAGTGATCCAGAGAAAAAACGTAAAATTATTGGTCATTCTTTTATTGAGATTTTCGATGAAGAGGCACTCAAACAGCCACAAGTTAAATGGTTAGCACAAGGTACTATTTACCCAGATGTCATTGAATCAGCAGCATCAGCAACAGGTAAAGCCCATGTGATTAAATCACACCATAATGTGGGTGGTTTACCGGATGACATGAAACTGGGGTTAGTTGAACCACTAAAAGAGCTGTTTAAAGATGAAGTGCGTAAAATTGGCCTAGAGTTAGGTTTACCTTACGATATGCTTTATCGTCATCCATTCCCAGGCCCGGGTTTAGGGGTTCGTGTTTTAGGTGAAATCAAAAAAGAGTACTGTGATTTATTGCGTCGTGCTGATGCTATCTTTATTGAAGAACTACATAAAGCGGACTTATATAACAAAGTAAGCCAAGCATTTACCGTTTTCTTACCTGTGCGTTCAGTTGGTGTAATGGGTGATGGTCGTAAATATGACTGGGTTGTTTCATTACGTGCAGTTGAAACCGTGGACTTTATGACTGCGCATTGGGCACATTTGCCGTATGACTTCCTAGGTCGTGTTTCTAACCGCATTATCAATGAAGTAGGTGGAATTTCCCGTGTTGTTTATGATATCAGTGGTAAGCCACCTGCAACGATCGAGTGGGAATAA
- a CDS encoding RecT family recombinase has protein sequence MSEVATLERNQSVMNNTSLLFNPESLDRIVKFAELMASGTATVPRHLQGKPSDCLAITMQSARWGMDPFVVGQKTHVINGVLGYEAQLVNAVITSSNAVVGRFHYKYGGDWEKIVGMKDKRDESGLFIEVGAILRGEEEITWGEPVYLADVQTRNSPLWKTMPKQQIAYLAVKYWARLYCPEVILGVYTPEELEDRPIKDITPQKERVSIDEITTQQQPNNAEPVKEAQGEFIPKFDAEAFRLAIDDVQTVEEAKNIRAEIENLKNEMGINLFAELKNKAVQAYHRIDARNALEASINSLPESGSPEATEAFEKVDKLLKSSKRKLGDELYESFSITLDDMRPEYQ, from the coding sequence ATGTCAGAAGTAGCAACTCTCGAAAGAAATCAATCAGTAATGAATAACACATCATTACTTTTTAATCCTGAATCATTAGACCGTATTGTCAAATTTGCGGAGCTAATGGCATCAGGTACAGCAACGGTGCCAAGACATCTGCAAGGTAAACCATCTGATTGTCTTGCTATCACAATGCAGTCCGCACGTTGGGGAATGGATCCTTTCGTTGTCGGTCAAAAAACTCATGTCATCAATGGTGTGCTTGGTTATGAAGCCCAATTAGTAAATGCAGTTATTACCAGTTCAAATGCTGTTGTAGGTCGATTCCATTACAAATACGGTGGCGACTGGGAAAAGATTGTAGGCATGAAAGATAAACGTGATGAATCGGGTTTATTTATTGAAGTCGGTGCAATTTTAAGAGGTGAAGAAGAAATTACATGGGGTGAGCCTGTTTACCTTGCTGATGTACAGACGAGAAACTCACCACTTTGGAAAACAATGCCTAAGCAACAAATCGCGTATCTCGCTGTAAAATATTGGGCCCGTCTTTATTGCCCTGAAGTTATTCTTGGTGTGTATACGCCAGAAGAACTTGAAGATCGCCCGATTAAAGACATCACCCCACAGAAAGAACGTGTAAGCATTGATGAAATCACTACCCAGCAACAACCAAATAATGCTGAACCTGTAAAAGAAGCTCAAGGCGAGTTTATACCTAAGTTCGATGCTGAAGCATTTAGATTAGCTATTGATGATGTTCAGACTGTCGAAGAAGCTAAAAATATTCGCGCAGAAATTGAGAACTTAAAAAATGAAATGGGGATCAACCTGTTTGCTGAATTAAAAAATAAAGCAGTACAGGCATACCACCGCATTGATGCACGTAATGCCTTAGAAGCTTCTATCAACTCACTTCCTGAATCTGGCTCACCCGAAGCCACCGAAGCATTTGAAAAAGTAGACAAGCTACTTAAATCAAGCAAGCGAAAACTCGGTGATGAGTTATACGAGTCTTTCTCTATCACACTTGATGATATGCGCCCTGAATACCAGTGA
- a CDS encoding MT-A70 family methyltransferase — translation MKKYDLILCDPPWSYNNKSSNGAADNHYNTTDLYSLSRLPIEKHSSKNAVLFMWYTGNFALEAIKLAEAWDFKVKNMFGFAWVKLNKNAGDRINKKPPEDFFDFMEILNNETKINCGNYTRQNIEMCLIAVRGNGLPRQSASVRQVIYSCLGEHSEKPWEVKNRLEQLYGDVSRIELFARDMSQGWDAWGNQCPNNSIELINSHFICKE, via the coding sequence ATGAAAAAGTATGACTTGATATTGTGCGATCCCCCTTGGTCTTACAATAACAAATCTTCAAATGGCGCAGCAGATAATCATTACAACACCACCGATTTATATTCCCTCTCCCGATTACCAATAGAAAAACACTCCTCTAAAAATGCTGTACTGTTTATGTGGTACACAGGCAACTTTGCACTCGAAGCAATTAAATTAGCCGAAGCATGGGATTTTAAAGTTAAAAATATGTTCGGGTTCGCGTGGGTGAAATTAAATAAAAATGCAGGAGATAGAATCAATAAAAAACCGCCCGAAGATTTCTTTGACTTTATGGAAATATTAAACAATGAGACGAAGATTAATTGCGGTAATTACACCCGTCAAAATATTGAAATGTGTTTAATAGCCGTGAGGGGTAATGGGTTACCTCGTCAATCTGCAAGTGTGAGACAGGTTATTTATTCATGTCTAGGTGAGCATAGCGAAAAGCCGTGGGAAGTAAAAAACCGTCTTGAACAGTTGTACGGTGATGTAAGTCGCATTGAGCTATTCGCTCGTGACATGTCACAAGGTTGGGATGCATGGGGCAATCAATGTCCTAACAACAGTATCGAACTTATCAATTCTCATTTTATTTGTAAGGAATAA
- a CDS encoding phage protein NinX family protein — protein MNKYTELSDFEINKNVFIKLYGEESLKDKDMFNSFYRTDYCHNPEDAMPIIIENKISLRAPTITDRWKAEFVDEYGNYVGYIRALNKNPLRAAMEVFLIMKDAENENNNNS, from the coding sequence GTGAATAAATACACCGAACTATCTGATTTCGAGATTAATAAAAATGTTTTTATTAAATTATATGGCGAGGAATCACTAAAAGACAAAGATATGTTTAATTCGTTTTATCGAACTGACTATTGCCATAATCCAGAAGACGCAATGCCGATTATTATTGAGAATAAAATTTCATTGCGCGCCCCAACCATAACTGATAGATGGAAAGCGGAGTTTGTAGATGAGTACGGCAACTATGTTGGATATATCAGGGCTCTCAATAAAAACCCACTACGCGCCGCTATGGAAGTATTTCTGATTATGAAGGATGCGGAGAATGAGAATAACAACAACAGTTAA
- a CDS encoding helix-turn-helix transcriptional regulator has protein sequence MNIKLPIKPIRMPAVLKLTGLSRSTIRTLEKKGDFPKRMYLSVRCVAWEAEEVDEWLKKRSQSRETPKCYTERKRNEAGQFVSNA, from the coding sequence ATGAATATTAAATTACCTATCAAACCTATCCGTATGCCTGCTGTTTTAAAGCTAACAGGACTTTCTCGCTCAACTATTCGCACTTTAGAGAAGAAAGGTGATTTTCCAAAGCGTATGTATTTATCGGTGCGTTGCGTGGCATGGGAAGCGGAAGAAGTCGATGAATGGTTGAAAAAACGTTCTCAATCAAGAGAGACACCTAAGTGTTACACCGAACGTAAGCGTAATGAAGCTGGGCAGTTTGTGAGTAACGCCTAA
- a CDS encoding tyrosine-type recombinase/integrase, which translates to MLTDTKLRSLKPQDKLYKVSDRDGLYVAVTKSGVISFRYDYRFNGRRETVTFGRYSADGITLAEARAELIEAKRLLNAGISPASKKRDGIESKKIGTVFKDYTVNFLRDAQYADSTRAMKEAIIEKEIYPVFGNLQLEGITTPRLRALCEKIKDRGAKATALQVREIVGSVFTYAIDRGYEISNPADAIKASSIGTFQARERAMSPKEIGILFRELENYSCYPTLKLAVKFVLLTLVRKSEFIHATWDEIDFKNRQWVIPKGRMKGRKEHVIYLSDQAMDILTGMKVCAMGSDYLMPGRYDIKKPLSNAALNNVIDGTVKRINEKGIEFEPVTVHDLRRTASTLLHEAGYNSDWIEKCLAHVQNGVRAVYNKAEYAEQRRKMLQEWADMVDEWIKEKD; encoded by the coding sequence ATGCTGACCGATACAAAACTAAGAAGTTTAAAGCCACAAGACAAGCTTTATAAGGTGTCTGATCGAGATGGTTTATACGTTGCAGTGACAAAAAGTGGTGTTATTTCATTTAGGTATGATTATCGTTTTAATGGAAGGAGAGAAACGGTTACTTTTGGTCGATACAGTGCTGACGGTATCACGCTTGCAGAAGCAAGAGCTGAATTAATTGAAGCAAAAAGGCTGCTAAACGCAGGCATATCGCCAGCTTCAAAGAAGCGTGACGGTATTGAGAGTAAAAAAATAGGGACGGTATTCAAAGACTATACCGTCAATTTCCTTCGTGATGCTCAATATGCTGACTCTACAAGGGCCATGAAAGAAGCAATTATTGAAAAAGAAATCTATCCCGTATTCGGCAACCTTCAACTAGAAGGGATCACCACACCACGGCTTAGAGCTTTGTGTGAAAAGATAAAGGATAGGGGCGCAAAAGCGACCGCATTACAAGTACGTGAGATTGTTGGCTCTGTTTTTACTTATGCCATAGATAGAGGTTATGAAATTAGTAACCCAGCAGATGCAATAAAGGCATCTTCGATAGGGACTTTTCAAGCGCGCGAAAGGGCAATGTCGCCGAAAGAAATCGGTATCTTATTTCGTGAACTAGAAAACTATAGTTGCTATCCAACCTTAAAATTGGCCGTTAAATTTGTATTGCTAACATTAGTCAGAAAGTCTGAGTTTATTCATGCTACATGGGATGAAATAGACTTTAAAAATAGACAATGGGTGATCCCTAAAGGGCGAATGAAGGGGAGAAAAGAGCATGTTATTTATCTCTCTGATCAAGCAATGGATATCCTAACTGGTATGAAAGTTTGTGCGATGGGAAGCGATTACTTAATGCCTGGTCGATATGATATTAAAAAGCCACTTTCTAATGCTGCATTGAATAACGTGATTGATGGCACCGTAAAACGTATCAATGAAAAAGGTATTGAGTTCGAACCGGTTACTGTTCACGATTTACGACGCACAGCAAGCACGCTATTGCACGAAGCAGGTTATAACTCAGATTGGATAGAGAAATGTTTAGCACACGTTCAAAATGGCGTTAGAGCCGTTTACAACAAGGCTGAATATGCTGAACAGCGTAGGAAGATGTTGCAAGAGTGGGCTGATATGGTGGATGAATGGATAAAAGAGAAAGATTAA